Proteins from a single region of Mumia flava:
- a CDS encoding STAS domain-containing protein encodes MDLSLETRRVGDAQVVAVAGEIDVYTAPRLREALADLVETGHHRIVVDVEKVDFLDSTGLGVLVGGLKRVRANNGNLAVVCTRERLLRIFDITGLAKVFGIHDSVDAAVTSVSR; translated from the coding sequence GTGGACCTCTCGCTCGAGACCCGACGAGTCGGCGACGCGCAGGTCGTTGCGGTCGCCGGCGAGATCGACGTCTACACGGCGCCGCGTCTGCGGGAGGCCCTCGCCGATCTGGTCGAGACGGGCCACCACCGGATCGTCGTGGACGTGGAGAAGGTGGACTTCCTCGACTCCACCGGCCTCGGCGTGCTCGTCGGGGGACTGAAGCGGGTCCGCGCCAACAACGGCAACCTCGCGGTCGTCTGCACCCGCGAGCGGTTGCTGCGGATCTTCGACATCACCGGTCTGGCCAAGGTCTTCGGGATCCACGACAGCGTCGACGCCGCGGTGACGTCGGTCTCGCGCTGA